DNA sequence from the Desulfobacterales bacterium genome:
ATTGGGATTCCATGCACACGCTGCACACGTGCACAGATCGATCCGGAGAGGTCGCATCCCATTACCTCATAACCTCGCTCCCGCGCCGCGTTCAGGAATGAGCCGCTGCCTACGCCGATTTCCAGCAGTCGCTGCCCCGCTATTTTGGCTTTAGAAAGTCGTGCGAGTGTATTACGGTTGTTCCAGTTCTCGAACAACACCACCCAAAATGACGTTTTAGGCCGGTAATCTTCACCAAACCATTCTTCTTCCAGGTATTCGTTCGCCTGTGGTTCCCAAATAATAGGCGAAAGCACCACGCCACAGCCTTCGCATTGCACCAACCCCACCTTGTACGGTTTAAATCCGACGTACCCGCAGATCAGGCACAGACGAATTTGTTGGTTGGCATCGTTCACCGGAGTCAATCTTCGATGATCCATTCAGGCTTATTACCGCCGTTCAGTATCCAACGATAGGTCGCTGCCATCTGCCATCCCACATGTGCCCAAGAATACTCTGTTTGCATCCAGTCTCTCCCGCGCGATCCCCGAGCCGTTAATGCAGCTGGAGATTCGGAAAGGGCCTGTTCCAGACAAGCAACCAATGGATTGATTCCAATATCGATCCACCAGCCGGATTGCCGCGAGTTTAATCCAGCCCAGGGCGCGCCTTTAGATACGATAGCCGGCGTGCCTGATACCAATGCCTCCGCCACAGATATGCCAAAGTTCTCTGAATGCGTGGGCAACACGAAAAGATCCGCATCTCGATACGCCTGCCACTTCAGCTCGCCAAACAAAGCCCCACTGAACTCAATGCGCTCAAGGTGCATCGCGCAGGCCAACCCCTTTATTTTTCCAAGATATCCGCCATTGTCGGGTCCGACAATTCGCAAACGCCATTCAGAAAAACGATCTTGTACCGCCCGCCATGCGTGAAAAAGTATGTCCAACCCCTTTATAGGGTGAATACGCCCCAGGAATAACAACGTCCGGTGATCTTTCTCTGCCTTTGGCAGCAGGGGTGGGATATCGATGCCGTTTGGTATGACCGCCACGGGCTGACGGAAACCCATACGGCGGATGTCCTCGTATTCCGACACCGCTGTAGCGTTAAAGCACGTGGTAGCCGCAAGGGCTGGCCTTTGTAGTAGCGGCCAGAATAAGCGTTTAAACGACGAACCGCTTTGCATCGCCCATTCGGACAAGGTGCCATGTGGTGTAACCACCAAGGGAATATCGTATCGTCGGGCCACCTGTCCCGGATAGACATTGGGCATCATCCACAGACTGTTGTCATGGATCAGATCGACTGAATTCGATTTACCTTGTACATGAAGCCAGCTTTGCATTGCCGGCGATCGGCCCAACCTGCGCGGCCCCCATCCCAGCGGGAAGGTCTGGAGAAAAGAAGGCGCCGAGGCCATCGGTGCCCAGTCCAGCGCGGCAAGTGTTACACCTAATCCATTTGCAATGAGATTTTCGCACAGGCGTACAACGGTGTAAGATGGGCCGCTCGCCTCATTCGTGATGGCGGGAACAATCTGAATTACCCGCATGCCGTCATCCTATCGAGACACACGCAAGAATAGTGATTGGCATCGTATAATGTAATTACTCTTCGATCACCTATTCCGATGCTCACGGTCACCGCACTTGCCCTCATGCATAATCGGGCGCCACCTCCACTTTTCCGGCCATGCAAATTTCCGAGGGGCAGGTGCGCCAGATTCCATAGTGTCCGACTCTCTGGTGAGCCGTAAAGCACCTTCGCTTTGCCAACCGTATTCCAGCCATCAATTTCCACATCAGTATAGGGCTCAGTATCCAATAAGTCACGATCAGCTGTAACGATTTTGAAGTCCAACTCATCACCAAAATAATTCACCATGTTTGCAATAGTCCGAACCGGACCTCCGGATTTATAGCCGGGGAGATAATAGGGGACGAAAGTAAGGATCATGGGTTTGGGCATCGTCAACTTTAATCCTAATTTTATGTGTGCATTTTTGGCAGACTCGACGATAACGGCACTTCTCCTTGTTGGCTGTATATGAGCTATGCAAACAACATTTTTCTAGAATTAGACATCAGCCCGGTTCCATGGAGTCACCGGCCGCACGCCCTGCCCTTCAAGAAATCTCAAAATTCCCAGCAAATATTCCGGTCCGGCATCCTCGTCCAGACGTTGTGCCCACTGCGCCAGTGCCCTGCGCTCATCGGGTTCCAGCCGGCCTCTGTCCATAACCTGCTGCAACCTTGCCTGCAAATGATCCACATCACCACTTCGAAAAACGTCACCATGGCCACTGGCCTGCACCACTCCGGCTGCGCCGCAACGGTCGCTGTAGGTAGCAGTAGAGAAGTGGTCCACCACGGAATCACGACCAGTGAAAATATTTGTTCTCGCTGGCTGTCATGCGAAGGGTCGGCGAAGGTCTTTTTGGGGGGCAAAAAACAGTAAAGTGGTCATCAGTCATTGATATTCCTTTCGCGGCCATAAGGCAGCAGCACGCACGCTACGAAGCGAACATCGGCGAAATTCCGCGGCAAGTAAGAATGCCAGACCAAACATAAGAATTCCAGCACTGAAGATAAATGTCTGCATTAGGCACACCGTGCCGATGAACGATAAAGACCGCGTAATTTCATCCGATTGTGTCGATGGAGTCAACGTGGGTCGGAGTCCGCCACGCAAGGAAAAAATTAGCAAAGTTATC
Encoded proteins:
- a CDS encoding glycosyltransferase; translated protein: MRVIQIVPAITNEASGPSYTVVRLCENLIANGLGVTLAALDWAPMASAPSFLQTFPLGWGPRRLGRSPAMQSWLHVQGKSNSVDLIHDNSLWMMPNVYPGQVARRYDIPLVVTPHGTLSEWAMQSGSSFKRLFWPLLQRPALAATTCFNATAVSEYEDIRRMGFRQPVAVIPNGIDIPPLLPKAEKDHRTLLFLGRIHPIKGLDILFHAWRAVQDRFSEWRLRIVGPDNGGYLGKIKGLACAMHLERIEFSGALFGELKWQAYRDADLFVLPTHSENFGISVAEALVSGTPAIVSKGAPWAGLNSRQSGWWIDIGINPLVACLEQALSESPAALTARGSRGRDWMQTEYSWAHVGWQMAATYRWILNGGNKPEWIIED